The proteins below come from a single Ictidomys tridecemlineatus isolate mIctTri1 chromosome 8, mIctTri1.hap1, whole genome shotgun sequence genomic window:
- the LOC101958554 gene encoding olfactory receptor 2J3-like codes for MTLTGNMFIIIFSYLDSHLHTPMYFFLSNLSFLDLCYTTSSIPQLLVNLWGPEKTISYAGCMVQLYFVLALGTTECILLVVMSCDRYVAVCKPLHYTVLMHPRLCNLLAVASWVCGFINSAVHSLFILWVPLCGHLQVDHFFCGVPALLQLSCFDTHDNEMNIMVTTSIVVIIPLVLILTSYGVIARAVLRMQSATGFQKVFRTCGAHLMDVSLFFIPVMSMYLQPPTENSQNRGKFIALFYTIVTPSLNPLIYTL; via the coding sequence ATGACACTGACAGGCAACATGTTCATTATCATCTTTTCTTACCTGGATTCTCATCTTCATACTCCtatgtatttctttctctcaaaTCTCTCTTTTCTGGATCTCTGCTATACTACCAGCTCTATCCCACAACTTCTGGTGAACCTCTGGGGCCCAGAGAAGACCATTTCTTATGCTGGTTGCATGGTTCAACTTTACTTCGTCCTTGCATTGGGAACAACAGAGTGTATCTTATTGGTGGTGATGTCCTGTGACCGTTATGTGGCTGTGTGTAAACCCTTGCATTACACTGTCCTCATGCACCCTCGACTCTGCAACTTGCTTGCTGTGGCTTCTTGGGTATGTGGTTTTATCAACTCAGCAGTTCATTCTCTCTTTATCCTCTGGGTACCTCTATGTGGACATCTACAAGTGGATCACTTCTTCTGTGGAGTACCAGCACTCCTGCAATTATCCTGTTTTGATACTCATGATAATGAGATGAACATTATGGTCACAACCTCTATTGTTGTTATCATACCTCTTGTCCTCATTCTGACATCCTATGGGGTCATTGCTCGGGCAGTACTGAGGATGCAGTCAGCTACTGGATTTCAGAAAGTCTTCAGGACATGTGGAGCCCATCTTATGGATGTTTCCCTCTTTTTCATTCCAGTCATGAGCATGTATCTCCAGCCACCAACAGAAAATTCTCAAAACCGAGGCAAGTTCATTGCTCTGTTTTATACTATTGTCACACCTAGCCTCAACCCACTCATCTATACCCTCTGA